The Pseudomonadota bacterium genome contains the following window.
TTAACATCTGTCAAAAAATCGCGAATAGTGGAAACACTGAAGTTTTTTGCATCTTCTTGTGGTTTCACAACCTGCTTTTTTACTTTAACCGGTTTTTTTTCTAGTTTTTTTATTGACATAACCGCAACATTTCAGACCGTTTTCAGAACCACTTATGAAATCATATAGTTTTTATCTGTACTTGTATGGCTTAATTTCAAGCAATGCAAATTTCAGATACCGGAATACCGAAAATCATGGCAGGCCAGGAGGGATTCGAACCCCCAGCCCCCGGATTTGGAGTCCGGTGCTCTACCAATTAGAGCTACTGGCCTAGCCTCAGATTATTTGGTCTCTTTATGAAGAGTATGCGTCTTACAGAATCGGCAATATTTTTTAAATTCCAACTTCTGAGGTGTTTGCCTTTTATT
Protein-coding sequences here:
- the rpmG gene encoding 50S ribosomal protein L33, with the translated sequence MMRDIISLGCTECKRRNYSTTKNKRQTPQKLEFKKYCRFCKTHTLHKETK